A genomic region of Zygotorulaspora mrakii chromosome 7, complete sequence contains the following coding sequences:
- the PGA2 gene encoding Pga2p (similar to Saccharomyces cerevisiae PGA2 (YNL149C); ancestral locus Anc_2.121), giving the protein MEFVDKIRDNIYDTFADIDAKKGMRLVIIVGGYILIRNLAQRELAKRKLQSQVREDEKSLSEKKGENLIDRPREVASTATEFGWGNKTRKRVKKQEEVFSKMVERAQLQQLEGENDLNDIEDLLED; this is encoded by the coding sequence ATGGAGTTCGTTGATAAAATACGTGACAATATTTATGACACATTCGCTGACATAGATGCGAAAAAAGGGATGCGATTAGTGATAATAGTGGGTGGATATATATTAATAAGAAATCTCGCCCAAAGAGAGTTAGCCAAGAGGAAATTGCAATCGCAGGTTcgtgaagatgaaaagagtttaAGTGAAAAGAAGGGTGAGAATTTGATTGATCGTCCTCGAGAGGTGGCCAGCACTGCCACAGAGTTTGGCTGGGGTAATAAGACGAGGAAGAGAGTCAAAAAGCAAGAAGAGgtattttccaaaatggTTGAACGCGCCCAGCTGCAGCAACTTGAGGGCGAAaatgatttgaatgatatCGAAGATCTCTTGGAAGATTGA
- a CDS encoding uncharacterized protein (ancestral locus Anc_2.116), with amino-acid sequence MSDSKRSLKEILDSEYVEDSENEEAVFEESNEPESEGERDPSVCNECRDMTTTTICNDCEENFCQVCFEMIHRGGKRRNHEYVKLDSDNHENGTAPNELPDSQQEQKSKHDKINSFEASPANEESAVNANDNPTSIDTKLLSILNRNASFIPMRLTFEERHLLRLLEAALQVSEYTDRVDILSYKSKPKRIVEQLKEICSVLSGLVVASNMKIGQKLLEMKNFSDNAKWFQDVFEIGRRYKIMNPERMRDTYGKLCYMVMDSRLPQIEEHMEFHLYKPIKTVYSFLNSRPEDGAKALGLLKDKETLIATSSISPVGKGRTQITRLIKQKENAIERLASRYSSKYFSKEDIRQVLYSIGDYNGYINMNRRPIMRMLERLELFRQPEIAEKYSIGIHYGRDGARLTHDHEKQWHYAQQSLTLWSLIQREMVRLWYMADTDLFDGSQYKLASTGHGLHRIKPCPTIYKEMHKIISECRSKTHTWVGSSVVHLGDDAVPNALFFLDKYTQVPTILIPFDQTLMKINELVKDDQLLLEYINKDYGSVEDLKLTILQDAFAHMFDGSGADNFYMSGSCIDGRLTSAWNHCNEISKKKYYSIFLLSSFTGFNGSEGF; translated from the coding sequence ATGAGTGATTCCAAGAGATCGTTAAAAGAAATTCTGGATTCCGAGTACGTGGAAGACAGTGAGAATGAGGAAGCcgtttttgaagaaagcaATGAACCAGAGAGTGAAGGAGAACGTGATCCTAGTGTATGTAATGAATGTAGGGATATGACAACCACTACAATTTGCAATGATTGCGAGGAAAACTTCTGCCAAGtatgttttgaaatgattCATAGGGGCGGTAAAAGACGTAATCACGAATATGTCAAGCTCGATAGTGATAACCATGAGAACGGCACTGCCCCTAATGAATTGCCAGACAGTCAGCAAGAACAAAAATCGAAGCATGATAAAATAAACTCTTTCGAAGCGTCCCCCGCAAATGAAGAATCAGCGGTAAATGCGAACGACAACCCAACATCGATTGATACCAAATTGTTATCAATTCTCAATAGAAATGCATCTTTCATACCAATGCGGTTaacatttgaagaaaggCATTTACTCAGGCTCTTAGAAGCAGCTTTGCAGGTGTCTGAATATACAGACAGAGTTGATATTTTATCGTACAAGTCGAAGCCGAAGAGAATTGTTGAACAACTGAAGGAAATCTGTTCGGTTTTGTCAGGATTAGTTGTTGCTTCTAATATGAAGATCGGCCAGAAACTTttggaaatgaaaaacttcagCGACAACGCTAAATGGTTCCAAGatgtatttgaaattggtaGACGTTATAAAATCATGAACCCTGAAAGGATGAGGGATACCTATGGTAAACTTTGTTATATGGTCATGGATTCAAGACTGCCCCAAATCGAAGAGCATATGgaatttcatctttataaACCGATCAAGACGgtttattcatttttgaattcaagGCCTGAAGATGGTGCTAAAGCTTTAGGCCTATTGAAGGATAAAGAAACACTTATAGCGACATCGAGTATCTCACCCGTTGGAAAAGGGAGAACTCAAATAACCAGGTTGATCAAGCAGAAGGAAAATGCGATTGAACGTTTAGCTTCACGTTATAGCAGCAAGTATTTTTCTAAAGAGGATATTAGACAAGTTCTATACTCAATCGGTGATTACAATGGCTACATAAACATGAATAGAAGACCAATTATGAGGATGCTGGAACGTTTGGAACTCTTTCGTCAACCAgaaattgctgaaaaatactCAATTGGCATTCATTATGGTAGAGATGGTGCACGTTTAACACATGATCATGAAAAGCAATGGCATTATGCTCAGCAGTCCTTAACCTTGTGGTCATTAATCCAAAGAGAGATGGTGCGTCTTTGGTATATGGCTGATACAGATTTGTTCGATGGCAGTCAATACAAATTGGCTTCCACGGGGCATGGTCTACATCGTATCAAGCCCTGCCCTACTATCTATAAAGAGATGCATAAGATAATTTCCGAATGTAGATCGAAGACTCATACCTGGGTAGGATCTTCAGTGGTCCATCTCGGTGATGATGCTGTTCCAAACGCattattctttcttgataAATATACACAAGTACCAACCATACTAATCCCATTTGATCAAACACTCATGAAAATTAATGAACTTGTCAAAGATGACCAGTTGTTGTTAGAATATATCAATAAGGACTACGGATCTGTCGAAGACTTGAAACTAACAATTTTACAGGATGCATTCGCCCATATGTTTGATGGATCAGGCGCCGACAATTTCTACATGAGTGGCTCCTGTATTGATGGAAGACTGACATCGGCATGGAATCACTGcaatgaaatttcaaagaaaaagtattACAGCATATTTCTATTGTCGTCATTTACTGGTTTCAATGGATCAGAAGGCTTTTGA
- a CDS encoding uncharacterized protein (similar to Saccharomyces cerevisiae YNL146W; ancestral locus Anc_2.115), producing MTKIGSLHLSVNKTVLRYIALVFVVALLLNKIIPLDSVINGEFKNRIRRHMRLRDLRHDTTLTGPIISKLEFDVDPANPFSAVRLIIFVVLCFIFVLPFCLD from the coding sequence ATGACAAAAATTGGCAGTCTTCATTTGAGTGTAAATAAAACAGTCCTGCGATATATTGCTTTAGTATTTGTTGTAGCCCTTCTACTAAATAAGATCATACCATTGGATTCTGTGATTAATGGTGAATTCAAGAATCGTATACGTCGTCACATGCGGTTGAGAGATTTACGTCATGATACTACTCTGACGGGGCCCATCATTTCCAAATTGGAGTTTGATGTCGACCCTGCCAATCCTTTCAGCGCAGTCAGGTTAATAATTTTTGTGGTACTATGTTTCATCTTTGTTCTGCCGTTTTGCCTTGATTAG
- a CDS encoding uncharacterized protein (similar to Saccharomyces cerevisiae MFA2 (YNL145W); ancestral locus Anc_2.114), whose amino-acid sequence MQPTTVQATKKDNSEKKDNYMIGPYYCPICVIS is encoded by the coding sequence ATGCAACCAACTACCGTACAAGCTACCAAGAAAGACAactctgaaaaaaaagataattACATGATAGGCCCATATTATTGTCCAATCTGTGTCATCTCCTGA
- the ECM14 gene encoding putative metallocarboxypeptidase (similar to Saccharomyces cerevisiae ECM14 (YHR132C); ancestral locus Anc_2.110): protein MWGAAVRVAISAISLTSFVVADYVRDYSGYQVCRFHTSEKSNVIKDVVSPLTKDFDIWTRNADFIDIRLPKNVGDFEGCEVLVNDLNGVIEDTYPEKKHQGYAADTEQTSFDALTSADFFFHEFRDLDTIYTWLDLLERSYPDLVTIELVGETYEGRQMKALHISTNNVESNPDKKTIIINGGIHAREWISVSSVCWTIYQLLTRYGVSKKETYYLDHLDFLVIPVFNPDGYVHTWMHDRLWRKNRQETIMPGCPGIDIDHSFDFHWEPTDEFPCSEEYSGEKPFEALEALSLNHYLNITKGAYKIHGYLDFHSYSQEILYPYAYSCDALPRDFENLLELSYGLAKAIRNKSGKYYKVTPSCKDRGSDIIPGMGAGSALDFMYHHRAHWAFQLKLRDTGNKGFLLPPKHIVPTGKEIYAAVRYFCSFILDPEL, encoded by the coding sequence ATGTGGGGGGCGGCCGTGCGAGTTGCAATTAGTGCAATATCGTTGACTAGCTTTGTAGTAGCAGACTATGTACGGGATTATTCGGGCTACCAGGTATGCAGGTTTCATACTTCAGAAAAGAGCAATGTCATTAAAGATGTGGTGAGCCCGCTGACCAAGGATTTTGACATTTGGACCCGAAACGCAGATTTCATTGACATTAGATTACCGAAGAACGTCGGGGACTTCGAAGGATGTGAAGTGCTGGTTAACGATTTAAATGGGGTTATCGAGGATACATatccagaaaaaaaacaccaGGGATACGCAGCAGACACCGAGCAGACATCATTTGACGCATTAACTTCTGCAgactttttcttccatgAGTTTCGAGACTTGGATACCATCTACACTTGGTTGGATCTACTGGAGCGCAGCTATCCGGATTTGGTCACAATTGAACTCGTGGGCGAAACTTACGAAGGCAGACAAATGAAGGCACTGCATATATCAACCAACAATGTCGAGTCCAATCCCGACAAGAAAACTATCATTATCAATGGAGGTATTCACGCCCGTGAATGGATTAGCGTTAGCTCTGTTTGCTGGACCATTTATCAGCTATTGACCAGGTACGGAGTTTCTAAGAAGGAAACGTACTATTTGGATCACCTTGACTTTCTAGTTATCCCAGTTTTCAATCCCGATGGTTACGTTCATACATGGATGCATGATAGGCTGTGGCGTAAAAATCGTCAAGAGACCATTATGCCTGGTTGTCCTGGCATCGATATCGACCATTCTTTCGATTTCCACTGGGAGCCGACTGATGAGTTTCCCTGCAGCGAGGAGTATAGTGGTGAAAAGCCGTTTGAAGCTCTTGAAGCTCTATCCTTAAACCACTATCTAAACATTACCAAAGGTGCCTATAAGATACACGGATATCTCGACTTTCATTCCTATTCTCAGGAGATATTGTATCCTTATGCTTATTCGTGTGACGCACTTCCAAgggattttgaaaatttgttaGAGCTTTCCTATGGTCTAGCTAAAGCCATTCGCAATAAATCTGGTAAATATTATAAAGTTACACCTTCTTGCAAGGATCGTGGTTCTGATATCATACCTGGAATGGGTGCTGGCTCGGCGCTGGACTTCATGTATCATCACAGGGCTCACTGGGCATTTCAACTGAAACTAAGAGACACCGGTAACAAAGGATTTCTGTTACCTCCAAAACACATCGTACCAACGGGTAAGGAGATTTATGCCGCTGTAAGATATTTCTGCTCTTTTATATTAGACCCCGAGCTCTGA
- the PGA1 gene encoding Pga1p (similar to Saccharomyces cerevisiae PGA1 (YNL158W); ancestral locus Anc_2.111): MRLPLVALTLNLLIGAVLGNTETKLLRTQSKAYPQCASGESPYRISLKGTNYAKKTFQVQPNKLKNSEFKPTVIDIDDIQCGESYLVKISWSALYPVSIEHEVITVVSNGKHESIDSGHYNADTCFRYFIEVAVSNDSYPLLSASAEVPINVTVVNTKFNIPVDLLGTLIYIIALMVGIVLLDKKFNLYRMLAT; encoded by the coding sequence ATGAGGCTTCCATTAGTGGCCCTTACATTGAATCTACTGATAGGTGCTGTATTAGGAAATACGGAGACTAAACTGCTTAGGACACAATCAAAGGCCTACCCACAGTGCGCAAGTGGTGAATCGCCGTATCGtatatctttgaaaggCACGAATTACGCTAAGAAGACATTTCAGGTTCAACCCAATAAGCTAAAGAATTCAGAATTTAAACCCACCGTAATTGATATCGATGATATACAATGTGGCGAGTCATATTTGGTCAAGATATCATGGTCAGCGCTCTACCCGGTTTCCATCGAGCACGAAGTAATAACAGTCGTGTCAAATGGTAAGCATGAGAGTATTGATTCAGGTCATTATAATGCTGATACCTGTTTTCGATATTTCATTGAAGTTGCTGTGAGCAACGATTCGTATCCTTTGTTAAGCGCATCTGCTGAAGTGCCCATTAATGTTACCGTGGTAAATACAAAGTTTAACATACCTGTTGACCTTCTCGGAACgttaatatatataattgCGTTAATGGTTGGCATAGTACTTTTAGAcaagaaattcaatttaTATAGAATGCTGGCGACGTGA
- the LSM7 gene encoding Sm-like protein LSM7 (similar to Saccharomyces cerevisiae LSM7 (YNL147W); ancestral locus Anc_2.119) → MSDTIQPQMQPQQQQKKKFEGPKREAILNLAKYKDSKVCVKLMGGRMVTGVLKGYDQIMNLVLDETMENLRDPEDPSVILKDKTRNLGLIVIRGTVLLSLRPCEGSEMIYIQESE, encoded by the exons ATGAGTGATACC ATTCAACCACAGATGCAAccacaacagcagcagaaaaagaagtttgaGGGTCCCAAAAGAGAAGCTATTCTGAACTTAGCCAAGTACAAAGATAGCAAAGTGTGTGTGAAACTCATGGGCGGTAGAATGGTAACTGGCGTGTTGAAGGGCTACGACCAAATTATGAATCTGGTGCTTGATGAGACCATGGAAAACCTGAGAGATCCAGAGGACCCTTCAGTTATACTGAAAGACAAGACGAGGAACCTGGGTCTGATCGTCATCAGAGGTACCGTACTTCTCTCCTTGAGACCGTGCGAAGGTTCGGAAATGATATATATTCAGGAATCAGAATGA
- the FUR1 gene encoding uracil phosphoribosyltransferase (similar to Saccharomyces cerevisiae FUR1 (YHR128W); ancestral locus Anc_2.118), with the protein MSSEPFNNVYLLPQTNQLIGLYTIIRDKNTTRPNFIFYADRIIRLLVEEGLNHLPVQDLTIETDTAEKYEGCSFMGKICGVSIVRAGESMEQGLRDCCRSVRIGKILIQRDEETAQPKLFYEKLPEDIANRYVFLLDPMLATGGSAMMATDVLIKRGVKPERIYFLNLICSKEGIDNYRAQFPDVKIVTGAIDKGLDKNKYLVPGLGDFGDRYYCI; encoded by the coding sequence ATGTCTTCGGAACCATTCAACAACGTTTACCTTCTACCACAAACTAATCAATTGATCGGTTTGTACACAATCATCAGAGATAAGAATACGACGAGACcaaatttcatattttatGCGGACAGAATTATTAGGTTACTGGTGGAAGAAGGCTTGAATCACTTGCCGGTTCAAGATTTGACTATCGAGACTGACACGGCAGAGAAGTACGAAGGGTGCTCATTTATGGGTAAAATTTGCGGTGTGTCGATCGTTAGAGCTGGTGAATCAATGGAACAAGGTCTGAGAGATTGTTGCAGATCAGTTCGGATTGGTAAAATTTTAATCCAAAGGGACGAGGAGACAGCGCAACCAAAGTTGTTCTATGAGAAGCTTCCTGAAGATATCGCGAATAGATACGTTTTCTTGTTGGATCCCATGTTGGCCACGGGTGGTAGCGCAATGATGGCAACAGATGTTTTGATCAAGCGCGGGGTTAAACCTGAAAGAATCTActtcttgaatttgatcTGTAGCAAAGAAGGTATCGACAATTACCGAGCTCAATTCCCCGATGTCAAGATTGTAACCGGTGCAATCGATAAAGGATTAGATAAGAACAAGTACCTTGTTCCTGGTTTGGGTGACTTTGGGGACAGATATTATTGTATATAA
- a CDS encoding endosulfine family protein (similar to Saccharomyces cerevisiae YHR132W-A and YNL157W; ancestral locus Anc_2.109) produces the protein MSDISPTNSSENLNKASQEQNVDLTKLTPQELKLYKMYGRLPSKKDLFKHKMQERKYFDSGDYALRKAGVIESETTSNNNLPVTNPSGLRESIIRRRMSSSAGDSVSRKGSISSGPPPRSPNK, from the coding sequence ATGAGTGATATATCCCCTACTAATAGCAGTGAAAACTTGAATAAAGCATCTCAAGAACAAAATGTTGATTTAACCAAACTGACGCCTCAGGAACTAAAACTTTACAAAATGTACGGCAGGCTGCCATCCAAGAAGGATTTGTTCAAGCACAAGATGCAGGAGAGGAAATACTTCGATAGCGGAGACTACGCACTCCGCAAAGCAGGTGTCATAGAATCCGAGACAACAAGTAATAACAATCTCCCGGTTACGAATCCAAGCGGTCTGAGAGAATCGATAATACGGAGAAGGATGAGTAGTAGTGCGGGCGATTCAGTTTCTAGGAAAGGGAGCATTTCAAGTGGGCCACCTCCGAGGTCGCCAAATAAATAA
- the ALF1 gene encoding Alf1p (similar to Saccharomyces cerevisiae ALF1 (YNL148C); ancestral locus Anc_2.120) → MVNVHVDSQLCSTTKNLTDDITLIELCDKLYPITGILPQDMKLTFQSQGKVHDVVTYTSDTSDTHPLSKYKSLDRILVEDTNTESIASQLAQSSSTEEAYQLPEADYAKKHDTVLNWKKQNKLGRFNPEHQLKLDRESKLLQDHLQTLEVNQRCFVKSEGLPERRGWLRFVGKVVEINPNDVWCGVQFDEPVGKSNGFCKGRLYFGPVAPHHGGFIKPLNVETGSQYVPLPIDMEDLEEEDDEV, encoded by the coding sequence ATGGTCAACGTTCACGTCGACTCTCAGTTATGCTCAACTACAAAAAATCTTACAGATGATATCACGTTGATAGAATTGTGCGATAAGCTCTACCCCATTACTGGGATTTTGCCGCAGGATATGAAGCTTACATTCCAGAGCCAGGGCAAGGTACATGATGTGGTGACATACACTAGTGATACGTCTGACACGCATCCGCTATCGAAATACAAATCGCTGGATCGCATATTGGTCGAGGACACGAATACAGAATCAATAGCATCACAGTTGGCCCAGAGCTCAAGTACAGAAGAAGCGTATCAGTTACCAGAAGCGGATTACGCCAAGAAGCATGATACCGTGTTGAACTGGAAGAAACAGAACAAGTTAGGCAGGTTCAATCCCGAACACCAGCTTAAGCTCGATAGGGAGTCCAAACTGCTACAAGATCACTTGCAAACGCTTGAGGTCAATCAGAGGTGTTTTGTCAAATCGGAGGGACTGCCGGAGAGGAGAGGCTGGCTACGATTCGTGGGCAAAGTAGTGGAAATCAATCCCAACGATGTATGGTGTGGAGTTCAATTCGATGAGCCAGTTGGTAAAAGCAACGGCTTTTGCAAGGGCCGGTTATATTTCGGCCCGGTTGCACCGCATCACGGCGGTTTCATCAAGCCTCTTAATGTTGAGACCGGCAGTCAGTATGTCCCTCTTCCAATTGACATGGAAGACTTAGAAGAAGAGGACGACGAAGTATAA
- the ASI2 gene encoding Asi2p (similar to Saccharomyces cerevisiae ASI2 (YNL159C); ancestral locus Anc_2.112), whose amino-acid sequence MLADGHYEDTDQIDDIDNTGYTDEERDDGHLYERFLVSEGARQEMVEPPQEDENEELRDALNEMLETIEHEVQYNRRNRQASTVTEQAPATRGSTSPSAQNRDANLNGSANINPNRRREPLFVQGRPYLRTFVRNLLVLDYAFMIFLFPFSLYNIIRFGFSSMTLSNNDFVVDIMMYYHSATNFVTLNDAFLLKDGQQTLLYKFHNIVLYYSWPAFKKLLTSQRKEWMQKRMLEVYEFSVKSISIVIYLTYGIGGTLYLTMAGFFFSICLVVTIVRRYKNVQRMVAAGLESSAALPALF is encoded by the coding sequence ATGCTGGCTGACGGGCACTATGAAGACACTGATCAGAtagatgatattgataataCCGGTTATACTGATGAAGAAAGGGATGACGGACATCTCTACGAGAGGTTTTTAGTTTCAGAGGGTGCAAGACAGGAGATGGTGGAACCACCTCAAGAAGACGAAAATGAAGAGCTAAGAGATGCTCTTAATGAAATGCTAGAAACTATTGAGCATGAAGTGCAGTATAACAGGAGGAATAGGCAGGCAAGCACGGTAACTGAACAGGCGCCTGCAACACGTGGCAGTACGTCTCCCTCAGCACAAAATCGAGATGCAAACCTAAATGGCAGTGCAAATATCAATCCCAATAGACGAAGAGAACCTTTATTTGTGCAAGGACGTCCCTATCTTCGCACATTTGTAAGAAATCTGTTGGTACTCGATTATGCCTTCAtgatatttctttttcccttcTCACTATACAACATTATACGATTTGGCTTTAGTTCAATGACATTATCCAATAACGATTTTGTCGTGGATATAATGATGTACTACCACTCAGCCACCAATTTTGTCACCTTGAATGATGCATTCCTGCTCAAGGATGGTCAGCAAACTCTGCTATATAAATTCCACAACATCGTTCTATATTACAGCTGGCCAGCATTCAAGAAACTATTGACAAGCCAACGGAAAGAGTGGATGCAAAAACGCATGCTTGAAGTCTACGAATTTTCGGTAAAATCAATATCCATCGTCATATATCTGACATATGGGATAGGAGGTACACTTTATCTCACGATGGCGGGATTCTTCTTTTCGATATGTCTCGTGGTAACAATAGTAAGAAGGTATAAGAATGTTCAGCGAATGGTGGCCGCGGGCCTTGAAAGCTCTGCAGCCTTGCCAGCATTATTTTAG
- a CDS encoding uncharacterized protein (similar to Saccharomyces cerevisiae YHR131C and YNL144C; ancestral locus Anc_2.113), with translation MSPCVHVNEKPPSMEIDRLKSSGSSSSTSMGEEATTSSNNSADHSHPLLTNRNVVPNVESSTNTATLLQENKVAKKRPMEKTPQSFSDEGNDFFKYVDPAPALPPTYKASNPNRRIRFPIYENVEGCTEALPRYTSAVDEVTVVSMKLEWLSPYQTSPGRNWRNCLMVINSTQLNFYQIDESLTAGIKHYSNGDTRDNNHSHFLSLTAKNAYQFNKADQERITFNLKKNKKKCLSNDKIIKSYSLQFAKLGIPTDYTKRTFVLRMRCESEQFLLNFAHVDDMIMWTMYLQVGIGISLDLTLREYPNYRIVPRRRRRRRRRDADGIFSFTNGPTPQGRSNSTGFIQMSKMSSHGTLNSSPRNSPPPRMGPIRSSSSGHLQFFGKTQTSQTSKGPLAASSGTNKSVTIKHQPALSFKSKLKGLFKAKNDGRLNSPKKAAVAKLYRQQSGLNCVMEDEEEENVLRTKSLPDQEYPSLDKEIDKDSQPSVTIGVRKEPPKTIEIPLPDSNDHLNPNASISLPASPGEGFSKPGVIYPELRSAHINHKELEEFREVVREHNEAEEAEMNPASIPLEKSSAAAGHAGNGVLQDEPEQEEEEHDGDDDDDDDDDDDDEEDDEEDDEEEGGGNQNAANSFDQGRSIYADEGIFHDSDDDYVYTNETRLSYRNRASSTTSALSNTPYGSDEVKWSPPIKQMSRRRYIRDSLRCIKPLSEGHRWIGKLVCRPSKAPPFETSNKPIPIGTCLQEFQKRKYLAFEPTWENVDYKQTKNHYLKLFVVGPTGFWKSGTKMFDSWKEMP, from the coding sequence ATGTCTCCATGCGTACATGTTAATGAGAAGCCTCCTTCTATGGAGATTGATAGATTGAAATCATCTGGGTCCAGCTCTTCCACATCCATGGGGGAAGAAGCAACTACGTCGAGTAATAATAGTGCTGATCATTCGCATCCTTTACTTACAAACCGGAACGTAGTACCCAATGTAGAGTCGAGTACTAATACAGCGACCCTTTTGCAAGAAAATAAGGTGGCAAAAAAGAGGCCGATGGAAAAGACGCCGCAAAGCTTTTCGGATGAGGGcaatgatttcttcaagtATGTGGATCCAGCACCTGCGTTACCACCAACATACAAAGCAAGCAATCCTAATCGTAGAATTCGCTTTCCAATCTATGAGAACGTAGAGGGGTGTACAGAAGCTCTACCTAGGTACACATCAGCTGTTGATGAAGTTACGGTCGTCTCAATGAAATTAGAATGGTTATCGCCTTACCAAACATCGCCGGGGCGCAATTGGCGCAATTGTCTTATGGTAATTAACTCTACACAACTGaatttttatcagattGATGAAAGTCTGACCGCGGGAATAAAGCATTATTCCAATGGTGATACAAGGGATAACAACCATTCgcattttctttctttgacgGCAAAAAATGCATACCAATTCAATAAAGCCGATCAAGAGCGTATAACTTTtaatctgaaaaagaacaaaaagaaatgttTGAGCAACGATAAGATAATCAAAAGTTACTCTTTACAGTTTGCAAAGCTGGGCATCCCAACAGATTATACTAAGAGAACATTTGTCCTACGAATGCGTTGTGAGTCCGAACAGTTCCTATTGAATTTCGCTCATGTTGATGACATGATAATGTGGACAATGTATTTGCAAGTGGGAATTGGAATTTCTCTGGATTTAACTTTGCGAGAATACCCTAATTATCGTATAGTCCCACGGAGGAGAAGGCGTCGGAGGAGAAGAGATGCAGACGGAATATTTTCCTTTACCAACGGTCCGACCCCGCAGGGAAGATCCAATTCTACAGGTTTCATACAGATGAGCAAAATGAGTTCACATGGAACTCTCAATAGCTCTCCTAGGAACTCGCCACCTCCAAGAATGGGGCCCATCAGAAGCTCGAGTTCTGGACATCTGCAGTTTTTTGGAAAGACGCAAACTTCTCAGACGTCCAAAGGACCTTTGGCAGCATCCTCTGGCACAAACAAATCAGTAACCATTAAGCATCAGCCCGCTCtatctttcaaatccaaACTTAAAGGTCTCTTCAAGGCAAAAAATGACGGAAGGCTAAACTCTCCGAAAAAAGCTGCTGTTGCTAAACTCTACAGGCAACAGAGTGGATTAAATTGTGTGatggaagatgaagaagaagaaaatgtgCTGAGAACAAAGTCTCTACCTGACCAAGAGTACCCATCTTTAGATAAGgaaattgataaagatTCTCAACCGTCAGTGACTATCGGAGTTCGAAAAGAGCCTCCAAAGACAATTGAAATACCATTGCCTGATTCAAACGATCACCTAAATCCCAATGCTTCGATTTCACTTCCTGCTAGTCCCGGTGAAGGGTTTTCAAAACCAGGTGTGATTTATCCCGAGCTAAGATCTGCTCATATTAACCACAaggaattggaagaattcAGAGAGGTTGTGCGTGAGCATAACGAAGCAGAGGAAGCCGAAATGAATCCTGCCTCCATTCCATTGGAGAAATCTTCAGCCGCGGCCGGCCATGCTGGAAACGGGGTACTACAGGATGAGCCAGAACAGGAAGAGGAGGAACACGACggagatgatgatgatgatgacgatgatgacgatgatgacgaagaggatgacgaagaggatgatgaggaggagGGGGGAGGTAATCAAAATGCTGCGAACTCCTTTGATCAAGGTAGATCAATATATGCTGATGAAGGGATCTTTCATGATAGTGATGATGACTACGTTTACACAAACGAGACAAGATTAAGTTATAGGAATCGTGCCTCTTCCACGACAAGTGCATTATCAAACACACCATATGGCAGCGATGAGGTGAAATGGTCTCCGCCAATAAAACAAATGTCCCGAAGACGGTACATAAGAGATTCTCTTAGATGTATCAAACCTCTATCTGAGGGACATAGATGGATCGGTAAGCTGGTGTGTCGTCCAAGTAAAGCACCTCCCTTTGAGACAAGCAATAAGCCCATACCAATAGGAACCTGTttgcaagaatttcaaaaacgGAAATATTTAGCATTCGAACCAACATGGGAAAATGTTGATTATAAACAAACTAAAAATCACTACCTTAAATTGTTTGTTGTGGGACCTACTGGCTTTTGGAAGTCCGGTACAAAAATGTTTGACTCTTGGAAAGAAATGCCCTAA